A single window of Nicotiana sylvestris chromosome 3, ASM39365v2, whole genome shotgun sequence DNA harbors:
- the LOC138887410 gene encoding uncharacterized protein, which translates to MVLAMNETTQKILKAGKNLTETRINIAEVMNGKKYSIREVYNKMRGEFTKVTWKRLICNNYSSPRCLFIMYIAVPNRLYTKDRLMKWGSITNAKCVLCEEADEDYNHLFFTCKYSSNVWEKVLYWAGIGRKTKIWSEEISWASKYATGRRSDTVIYRMILAGVVYYIWQGFNVVKFGEEATNTEFLSLDSDSV; encoded by the exons atggtattagcaATGAATGAGACAACTCAGAAGATACTAAAAGCTGGGAAAAACCTGACAGAAACAAGAATCAATATAGCAGAAGTGATGAATGGGAAGAAATATTCAATCAGAGAGGTGTATAACAAGATGAGGGGTGAATTCACAAAGGTCACATGGAAGAGATTAATATGCAACAACTATAGTAGTCCAAGGTGCCTATTCATTATGTATATAGCTGTCCCGAACAGGTTATATACAAAGGACAGATTGATGAAATGGGGAAGTATTACGAATGCAAAGTGTGTGTTATGTGAAGAAGCTGATGAAGACTATAATCACCTGTTCTTTACGTGCAAATACTCAAGCAATGTGTGGGAGAAAGTATTGTATTGGGCTGGAATAGGAAGGAAAACCAAGATATGGTCCGAAGAAATAAGTTGGGCTAGTAAATATGCAACAGGAAGAAGATCAGACACAGTTATATATAGAATGATTCTAGCTGGAGTTGTATACTACATATGGCAG GGGTTCAATGTGGTTAAATTTGGAGAAGAAGCTACAAACACTGAATTTTTATCCTTAGATTCTGATAGTGTGTAG